A single genomic interval of Bacillus sp. es.036 harbors:
- a CDS encoding GatB/YqeY domain-containing protein: MSLNDRLTADMKVAMKNKEKNKLSVIRMVKSSIQNESIKLGHNLTEEEELTVLTREVKQRKDSLLEFEKAGRSDLVQNLDEELSILSVYLPKQLSEEEVEQIVQEVISETGASSKKEMGKVMGALMPRVKGKADGGLVNRLVQKNLS, encoded by the coding sequence GTGAGTCTAAATGACCGTTTAACAGCAGATATGAAAGTAGCGATGAAGAACAAAGAAAAAAACAAACTATCTGTTATTCGGATGGTTAAATCTTCAATTCAGAATGAATCCATTAAATTGGGTCATAACTTAACTGAAGAGGAAGAACTTACCGTTCTCACTCGCGAAGTCAAGCAACGCAAAGACTCCCTCCTTGAATTTGAAAAAGCTGGCCGAAGTGATCTTGTACAGAATCTCGATGAAGAGCTGTCGATCTTATCTGTCTACCTGCCGAAACAACTCTCTGAAGAAGAAGTAGAACAAATTGTTCAGGAAGTTATTTCTGAAACAGGTGCTTCTTCAAAGAAAGAAATGGGCAAGGTAATGGGTGCGCTTATGCCTCGTGTAAAGGGCAAAGCGGACGGCGGACTTGTTAATCGTCTTGTACAAAAGAACTTATCATAA
- the rpsU gene encoding 30S ribosomal protein S21, giving the protein MAETRVRKNESIDDALRRFKRTVSKEGTMAEVKKRKHYEKPSVKRKKKSEAARKKRKF; this is encoded by the coding sequence ATGGCGGAAACTCGCGTGCGTAAGAACGAGTCGATCGATGATGCTCTTCGTCGCTTCAAGAGAACGGTTTCTAAAGAAGGCACTATGGCTGAAGTAAAGAAGCGCAAGCACTATGAAAAGCCAAGTGTTAAGCGTAAAAAGAAATCTGAGGCAGCAAGGAAAAAGCGTAAGTTCTAA
- a CDS encoding Na/Pi symporter: MSPYIASFIVFISIFLFGMSILRVGLNTISNTKLQKWLYHASSTPIRGLLTGALVTALLQSSSAVMVLTISLIAAKLLTFRQSIGIILGTNIGTTITAELMTLNPEHLVLPLLLTGFIMLQIRHQFIFSSGTVLFGLGCIFVAMHGLEALAIPLSTLSFFEHVIHETNSSLLYGIGIGTLVTAVIQSSSATTGITMGFINQELLTLPAAIAILYGSNVGTCITALMASIGSSKEAKLAAYAHVWINIIGVILFFPLIGLFGAFAASMTSLPDVQLAHVSILFNVLSALLFLPFVGLLARSIEKLHNYHLQ, translated from the coding sequence ATGAGTCCATATATAGCCTCTTTTATTGTCTTCATTAGTATTTTTCTTTTTGGTATGAGCATTCTTCGTGTAGGGTTAAACACAATTTCCAATACAAAATTACAGAAATGGCTTTATCATGCCTCTTCAACACCCATTCGTGGACTTCTAACAGGAGCTCTTGTCACAGCGCTCTTGCAAAGTAGCTCCGCCGTCATGGTCCTAACCATCAGTTTAATTGCAGCTAAACTTCTTACATTTAGGCAGTCCATTGGCATCATTCTTGGTACAAATATCGGCACAACGATAACTGCAGAATTAATGACACTTAATCCCGAACACCTTGTATTACCATTATTACTTACAGGGTTTATTATGCTTCAAATTCGACATCAGTTCATTTTTAGTTCAGGAACCGTTCTATTTGGTCTTGGATGTATTTTTGTAGCGATGCACGGACTAGAAGCACTAGCCATCCCGTTATCAACACTATCGTTTTTTGAACATGTGATTCACGAAACAAATTCTAGTCTTCTGTATGGAATCGGGATTGGAACCTTAGTCACCGCTGTCATTCAATCTAGTTCAGCCACTACCGGAATTACAATGGGGTTTATTAATCAGGAATTACTTACATTACCTGCAGCTATTGCCATACTATACGGATCTAATGTTGGCACGTGCATCACCGCACTAATGGCAAGTATCGGTAGCAGCAAGGAAGCAAAACTCGCAGCTTATGCTCACGTTTGGATCAACATCATAGGCGTGATATTGTTCTTCCCATTGATTGGCTTATTCGGCGCATTTGCAGCTAGTATGACATCTCTCCCAGATGTTCAACTTGCCCATGTTTCAATTCTTTTCAATGTTCTTTCTGCGTTAT